From one Lycium ferocissimum isolate CSIRO_LF1 chromosome 7, AGI_CSIRO_Lferr_CH_V1, whole genome shotgun sequence genomic stretch:
- the LOC132065474 gene encoding probable calcium-binding protein CML48 isoform X2, with the protein MSNYGNNKATPYSPSAPPLYNPNEPPIAHPYHPPSQSSTNYSYQNYPQSQFQQQTTGYGPSSSYGYYQTTPNYAPPSFPPGTDPQVIQSFQMVDKDHSGFVEDKELQQALSSGYQRFSLRTIRLLIFLFKNPSEYFPRIGPKEFAALWSCLGQWRAIFERFDRDRSGKIDATELRDALYSLGYMVPPSVLEVLISRYTDGSGRRTELCFDGFVEA; encoded by the exons ATGTCCAACTATGGCAACAACAAAGCAACACCATATTCACCTTCAGCACCACCACTTTACAACCCAAATGAACCTCCAATAGCCCATCCATATCACCCTCCTTCTCAATCTTCAACAAATTATTCATATCAAAATTACCCTCAGTCTCAGTTTCAGCAACAAACAACTGGTTATGGACCTAGTTCTTCTTATGGGTATTACCAAACAACTCCAAATTATGCTCCTCCTTCTTTTCCACCTGGAACTGACCCACAAGTTATTCAGAGTTTTCAAATGGTGGATAAAGACCATAGTGGATTTGTTGAAGATAAAGAGTTACAACAAGCTCTTTCTTCTGGTTATCAAAGGTTTAGTCTTAGGACTATTCGTTTGCTCATTTTCCTCTTCAAGAATCCCTCTGAATACTTTCCAAGAATTG GACCAAAGGAATTTGCTGCACTATGGAGTTGTCTTGGTCAATGGAGG GCCATTTTTGAGAGATTTGACAGAGATCGAAGTGGGAAGATTGATGCAACAGAACTAAGGGATGCTCTCTACAGTCTTGGATACATGGTGCCACCTTCTGTTCTTGAAGTTTTGATTTCCAGATATACTGACGGAAGTGGTCGGAGAACTGAGCTATGTTTTGATGGTTTTGTCGA GGCTTGA
- the LOC132065474 gene encoding probable calcium-binding protein CML48 isoform X1, with the protein MSNYGNNKATPYSPSAPPLYNPNEPPIAHPYHPPSQSSTNYSYQNYPQSQFQQQTTGYGPSSSYGYYQTTPNYAPPSFPPGTDPQVIQSFQMVDKDHSGFVEDKELQQALSSGYQRFSLRTIRLLIFLFKNPSEYFPRIGPKEFAALWSCLGQWRAIFERFDRDRSGKIDATELRDALYSLGYMVPPSVLEVLISRYTDGSGRRTELCFDGFVECGMVVKGLTEKFKEKDTRYTGSAKLSYDEFMSMILPFIVSY; encoded by the exons ATGTCCAACTATGGCAACAACAAAGCAACACCATATTCACCTTCAGCACCACCACTTTACAACCCAAATGAACCTCCAATAGCCCATCCATATCACCCTCCTTCTCAATCTTCAACAAATTATTCATATCAAAATTACCCTCAGTCTCAGTTTCAGCAACAAACAACTGGTTATGGACCTAGTTCTTCTTATGGGTATTACCAAACAACTCCAAATTATGCTCCTCCTTCTTTTCCACCTGGAACTGACCCACAAGTTATTCAGAGTTTTCAAATGGTGGATAAAGACCATAGTGGATTTGTTGAAGATAAAGAGTTACAACAAGCTCTTTCTTCTGGTTATCAAAGGTTTAGTCTTAGGACTATTCGTTTGCTCATTTTCCTCTTCAAGAATCCCTCTGAATACTTTCCAAGAATTG GACCAAAGGAATTTGCTGCACTATGGAGTTGTCTTGGTCAATGGAGG GCCATTTTTGAGAGATTTGACAGAGATCGAAGTGGGAAGATTGATGCAACAGAACTAAGGGATGCTCTCTACAGTCTTGGATACATGGTGCCACCTTCTGTTCTTGAAGTTTTGATTTCCAGATATACTGACGGAAGTGGTCGGAGAACTGAGCTATGTTTTGATGGTTTTGTCGA ATGTGGAATGGTTGTGAAG GGCTTGACCGAAAAGTTCAAGGAGAAAGACACGCGTTATACTGGCTCGGCAAAACTGAGCTATGATGAGTTCATGTCCATGATCCTACCTTTTATTGTGTCATACTAG
- the LOC132065476 gene encoding biogenesis of lysosome-related organelles complex 1 subunit 1 produces the protein MDRSKQGDVNGLEASLIQIINSHHSSSLKLRESTEKAKKDAIRTARRVSELLVDSVNREVQESFVMQKRIEMEIRALAASILQFGKQTDQWLAASHSINTAIKEIGDFENWMKTMEFDCKSINAAICNIHQE, from the exons ATGGATCGATCAAAACAAGGAGATGTTAATGGCTTAGAAGCTTCACTTAttcaaatcatcaattctcacCATTCTTCTTCTCTCAAGTTACGTGAATCCACCG AGAAGGCGAAGAAGGATGCGATTCGAACTGCAAGACGCGTTTCGGAGCTGTTggtggactcggtgaatagagaAGTACAAGAATCTTTTGTAatgcaaaagagaattgaaatGGAAATTCGTGCTTTGGCAGCAAGCATTTTGCAATTTGGAAAGCAAACTGATCAATGGCTTGCTGCTTCACACTCTATTAATACTGCAATTAAG GAAATTGGTGACTTTGAGAATTGGATGAAGACTATGGAGTTCGATTGTAAAAGTATTAATGCTGCTATCTGCAATATTCACCAAGAATGA